The Engystomops pustulosus chromosome 4, aEngPut4.maternal, whole genome shotgun sequence genome contains a region encoding:
- the LOC140128849 gene encoding E3 ubiquitin-protein ligase TRIM11-like, with amino-acid sequence MASADLREELDCSICLTTYTDPVMLRCGHNFCRVCIDRVLDTQDGSGGYSCPECREEFGERPALIRNWALRNVTQYVLSTEPPEEKVPVIYCTYCIHSPVPAVKSCLHCEASLCDDHLKVHSKRPEHVLSDPSTSLENRKSPVHKKKQEPYCTKDAACNCVTCKLDGEHGGHQTELSEEASMKKKQQLRKVLDNLASRKEMNASMIQAMVKHMTDVHERAEVVNQNISELFEGIRSQVNDLEKRVLMDTSRQVEQVTLSVLDITQQLETENEDLSKTMLSIEEKQDINGPLQGKHRSYVSKMPSSTRNDVLMVGDLNTLPIATMLHAAMTGIIQEIDSKGFKMQDISDVFFDVHTAGKDVEVTDFRMVSWLGVGKNRPHNPKTFQSCQVLSKNSYRSGKHYFQVESGGGGDWCVGLSYASIERKGERCVIGYNDKSWGLRLWNGHYSVIHDSKVIQLPVKPSSEKLGLYLDYEAGQLSFYELCDPVTHLYTFVANFVKPLHILCWVMGSSLKFSIGMKLKMLYLRKVLPEVTVEIPDD; translated from the coding sequence ATGGCGTCTGCCGACCTGAGAGAGGAGCTGGACTGCTCCATCTGTCTGACCACTTATACAGATCCTGTAATgctgagatgtggacacaacttctgccgggtcTGTATTGATCGTGTGCTGGATACACAGGACGGGTCTGGAGGTTATTCCTGTCCTGAATGTAGAGAAGAGTTTGGGGAGCGGCCGGCACTGATTAGGAACTGGGCTCTTCGCAATGTAACACAATATGTTCTGTCTACTGAGCCACCTGAGGAGAAGGTCCCTGTGATCTACTGCACTTACTGCATCCactctcctgtacctgctgtgaaGTCCTGTCTACATTGTGAGGCTTCTCTATGTGATGACCACCTTAAAGTTCATAGCAAGAGACCAGAACACGTCTTATCTGATCCCAGCACTTCCCTGGAGAACCGGAAATCTCCTGTCCATAAGAAGAAACAGGAACCTTACTGCACCAAGGACGCAGCTTGTAACTGTGTGACCTGCAAGTTGGATGGAGAACATGGAGGACACCAAACAGAGCTTTCAGAGGAGGCTTCGatgaagaagaagcagcagctaAGAAAGGTCTTGGACAATCTGGCCTCCAGGAAAGAAATGAACGCGTCAATGATCCAAGCTATGGTCAAACACATGACTGATGTCCATGAAAGGGCTGAGGTTGTGAATCAGAATATCTCAGAACTCTTTGAAGGCATCAGGAGCCAAGTGAACGACTTGGAGAAGCGCGTCCTGATGGATACGTCCAGGCAGGTCGAGCAGGTAACACTCTCTGTTTTGGATATAACCCAGCAGCTGGAAACTGAGAATGAAGATTTGTCTAAGACCATGCTTTCCATCGAGGAGAAGCAAGATATCAATGGTCCACTCCAAGGAAAACACAGATCTTACGTAAGCAAGATGCCTTCTTCCACCAGAAACGACGTCCTCATGGTTGGAGATCTGAATACGCTTCCTATCGCCACAATGCTACACGCAGCCATGACTGGAATCATACAAGAGATCGATTCCAAGGGCTTCAAGATGCAAGATATATCTGACGTCTTCTTCGACGTCCACACCGCGGGTAAAGATGTTGAGGTGACAGATTTCCGAATGGTCTCCTGGCTCGGAGTTGGGAAGAATCGTCCACATAACCCCAAAACTTTTCAGTCGTGTCAAGTTTTGAGTAAGAATTCCTATCGCTCGGGGAAACATTACTTCCAAGTGGAGAGCGGCGGTGGAGGAGACTGGTGTGTGGGACTGAGCTACGCCAGTATAGAGCGGAAAGGGGAGCGCTGCGTGATCGGCTACAACGATAAGTCCTGGGGACTACGACTATGGAATGGTCACTATTCGGTCATACACGACTCGAAGGTCATCCAGCTCCCGGTCAAGCCGTCTTCTGAGAAATTAGGTCTGTACCTGGATTACGAGGCCGGTCAGCTGTCCTTTTATGAGTTGTGTGACCCCGTGACCCACCTGTACACCTTCGTTGCCAACTTCGTCAAACCCCTCCATATTCTCTGTTGGGTCATGGGAAGCTCCTTGAAGTTCAGCATTGGGATGAAATTGAAAATGTTGTATTTGAGGAAAGTTCTTCCTGAAGTCACCGTTGAGATTCCAGATGACTAA